A genomic window from Bubalus bubalis isolate 160015118507 breed Murrah chromosome X, NDDB_SH_1, whole genome shotgun sequence includes:
- the LOC102404467 gene encoding 60S ribosomal protein L31-like, whose protein sequence is MAPAKKGGKKKGWSAINEMMIREYTINIHKRIHGVGFKKHAPRALKDIWKFTMKEMGTPDVHIDTRLNKAIWAKGIRNVAYRIHVQLSRKCNEDEDSPNKLYTLVTYVPVTTFKDLQTVNVDEN, encoded by the coding sequence ATGGCTCCCGCAAAGAAGGGGGGCAAGAAGAAGGGCTGGTCTGCCATCAATGAGATGATGATCAGAGAATACACTATCAACATTCACAAGCGCATCCATGGAGTGGGTTTTAAGAAGCATGCCCCTAGGGCACTCAAAGACATCTGGAAATTTAccatgaaagagatgggaactcCAGATGTGCACATTGACACCAGACTCAACAAAGCCATCTGGGCCAAAGGAATAAGGAATGTTGCATACCGGATCCATGTGCAGTTGTCCAGAAAATGTAATGAAGATGAAGACTCGCCAAACAAGCTCTACACGTTGGTTACCTATGTGCCTGTCACCACCTTCAAAGATCTACAGACAGTCAATGTGGATGAGAACTAA